The proteins below are encoded in one region of Phyllopteryx taeniolatus isolate TA_2022b chromosome 11, UOR_Ptae_1.2, whole genome shotgun sequence:
- the spef1 gene encoding sperm flagellar protein 1 isoform X2 — protein MERELDEDELQDLYAWIDKIRLSRPKRHIANDFSDGVMVAEVVKHFFPKIIDLHNYTPASSTQQKLSNWNLLNRKVFSKLNFHVPEKSVKKIVLRSAGVIESVLSGLREKIDQRLDHKTRNISDLEYYDTRNPEKTLTELSQSEARYLSQMVREEVKRDDKLKMETSKLQHTAQFYSNLDPAVRQLLKEKEHAAMALQETVEILQMKVSKLERLVQLKDMRIDDLRNNLEMCTCLKGKPTDSKPSSI, from the exons ATGGAGCGAGAGTTAGACGAGGACGAGCTGCAGGATTTGTACGCGTGGATAGATAAAATTCGTCTTTCCAGACCGAAAAGACACATCGCTAATGACTTCAGCGACGGAG TGATGGTGGCTGAGGTCGTCAAACATTTCTTCCCAAAGATTATTGACCTGCACAACTACACTCCTGCCAGCTCCACACAGCAGAAGCTCAGCAACTGGAACCTCCTCAACAG GAAGGTGTTTTCTAAGCTGAACTTCCACGTGCCTGAGAAGTCGGTGAAGAAGATTGTACTGCGATCCGCGGGAGTGATCGAGAGTGTGCTGAGCGGCCTCAGGGAGAAGATAGACCAGAGGCTGGATCACAAGACACGCAACATATCA GATTTGGAATACTATGACACCAggaacccagagaaaactctCACAG AGCTTAGTCAGAGCGAGGCCAGATATCTGTCTCAGATGGTTCGTGAGGAGGTGAAAAGGGATGACAAGTTAAAAATGGAGACAAg CAAACTACAACACACAGCTCAGTTTTACTCCAACTTGGACCCAGCTGTACGCCAACTTCTAAAGGAAAAAGAGCATGCGGCCATGGCTTTGCAGGAGACAGTGGag ATCCTGCAGATGAAGGTGAGCAAGTTGGAGCGCCTGGTTCAGCTAAAGGACATGCGGATAGATGACCTAAGGAACAATCTAGAGATGTGTACCTGTCTGAAAGGGAAACCCACTGATTCTAAACCCAGCAGCATTTAA
- the spef1 gene encoding sperm flagellar protein 1 isoform X1: MERELDEDELQDLYAWIDKIRLSRPKRHIANDFSDGVMVAEVVKHFFPKIIDLHNYTPASSTQQKLSNWNLLNRKVFSKLNFHVPEKSVKKIVLRSAGVIESVLSGLREKIDQRLDHKTRNISDLEYYDTRNPEKTLTELSQSEARYLSQMVREEVKRDDKLKMETSKLQHTAQFYSNLDPAVRQLLKEKEHAAMALQETVEVHARTHTHTHTQKSGKPIASLVFLFSFSAGKTKSYRHFAGVCVCAHICAYALYGTSCVSTGQ; encoded by the exons ATGGAGCGAGAGTTAGACGAGGACGAGCTGCAGGATTTGTACGCGTGGATAGATAAAATTCGTCTTTCCAGACCGAAAAGACACATCGCTAATGACTTCAGCGACGGAG TGATGGTGGCTGAGGTCGTCAAACATTTCTTCCCAAAGATTATTGACCTGCACAACTACACTCCTGCCAGCTCCACACAGCAGAAGCTCAGCAACTGGAACCTCCTCAACAG GAAGGTGTTTTCTAAGCTGAACTTCCACGTGCCTGAGAAGTCGGTGAAGAAGATTGTACTGCGATCCGCGGGAGTGATCGAGAGTGTGCTGAGCGGCCTCAGGGAGAAGATAGACCAGAGGCTGGATCACAAGACACGCAACATATCA GATTTGGAATACTATGACACCAggaacccagagaaaactctCACAG AGCTTAGTCAGAGCGAGGCCAGATATCTGTCTCAGATGGTTCGTGAGGAGGTGAAAAGGGATGACAAGTTAAAAATGGAGACAAg CAAACTACAACACACAGCTCAGTTTTACTCCAACTTGGACCCAGCTGTACGCCAACTTCTAAAGGAAAAAGAGCATGCGGCCATGGCTTTGCAGGAGACAGTGGaggtgcacgcacgcacacacacacacacacatacacagaaatCTGGCAAACCCATCGCTTCTCTTGTCTTCCTATTTTCATTCTCTGCTGGGAAAACTAAGTCATATAGACATTTtgccggtgtgtgtgtgtgtgcgcacatttGTGCTTATGCCTTATATGGCACAAGCTGTGTCAGCACTGGTCAGTGA